The DNA segment TAGTAACAACAATGATTTTTATAGTACTATGACGAGTTTGTTTCATtatgtttcttaaaaaaaagcaAACATGTAACCAATAAAAGATTACCAAGTCATATTatgttttagaaataaaaaaagataaaaaatagtaataattagcaaaaaaaaaaaaagtttttagcATTGTTAAAATTGTCactaaaatcctaaaccctaaatcctaaacattaaaccctaaagacctcaacaaaattataaatcctaaactctagggtttatgatttatccaaggtttagggtttatccaatggtttatggtttagtattttgtatagggtttaggattagagtttggttttagggtttagaacctAGTGTcaagagttttagggtttagatttaaaagttttgttgacgatgtttagggtttatttacCGATGttaacaacataaaaaaaaatcttttttttctagcacttaatattgttttttgattatctattattttttacataaatgGAATATAAGtaacaattttttattgaatgtCATTTTAGAGATAAACACAAGAAAAACTCATATATTAAGGCATAACTGGTTTTCTCGTTAGCATCCACAAATGCAGTTTTTGTGGTTGATAGCGGTTGCTGGCGTTTTACAACAATCATAGAAAACACAATAAATCGTTTCAAACAACTCTGAACCTCTAAAATTTATAAGCTGGTTTTATCTatcgtttgcggttgcggacggttgcggaagagtaaaatatatatatttttcaaaaaaaattatataaatataaaaataaaaatatacaattgcaattttaaattgaaattatagaaatactaaaatatatatgtattatatttttatttatatttatattataaaattaaaaagttatataattttttaaaattaatagtagaattttataaatataaatttaatattgttataataatataatttttaatgtttttaaaatttataaaatgtaaatgtttttcatttatgttttgaCCACTCAAAGCAtgtttctaaataaaataaaatgtcgtTTGATAACATCTAACAGAGATATCTTCATATGAATAGTACTGCAGCCTACCTCTACACTACTCGGATATGGCAATGGGCCAAGTGCGTAATTTCACTTATCTTCCTCAGTCCAACCAGCTAATTAACTTTTCTTTTATGGTTTTCCAGCGAAATTGGCCCATTTTAAATTCTCTTTTCCAATTAAACAGGGGTAAAATAGTAATTCCGTGGTCGTACTCTTACCTAACCTAATGTTTTAGAACTCGAGTTTCAGCAAAACCCCAACTGCTTCTCTATCTCGTGCCGTCTtctgcaaaaaaagaaaagaaggggTCCTTCTTCTCACAAGAAACAATGGCGAAGAAACGTGATAGAATAATCAACACACAGCCCTTTATCACCGATGACGCCTCCGTCGCTTCTTCCCGGAAGCGTTCAAAGGTTCCCAAAACCCATCAGCAACAGGAGAAGGTGACCGACTACAAACTTCTCACCATATCTTCGTCTTCTTATTATATTCTCAAAGTTTAGaccttttttttaactaagaagaAGCTGCTTCGATTTTTGTTGAAATATTCACTAGTCAGATTAATAAGATGGTTTACTAAAACAGAGAGACTCTTAATTAAAGTCTAGACCTTTTTTAATTAAGAAGAAGCTGCTTCTCTGTATTATTTTAGACCTTGTCTGATTTTTAAACCTTTGGTTATTGTAATAGAAGAAGCTTAGATAACTTCACAAGTAAATATGTTTCAGGTTAGATGTTGCAACGACATTGACAAGAGTTGTAAGAAGGTTTAAACATGTCTGCTTGTGTGTTTAGCAGCTTCATAGGatataaaaatctttttttttatctgcaGTTGATTGAAGCTGGTATTAGCTCCAAGATCATGAAGGTCGCTCTTGCACAGCAAAAGGAGATTGCTGATGAAGAAAACGCCGAGAGGAACCCCAGTGGAGCCGTGTTTGCTGCTGCAGCCGCCAAGACTGCGGAAGAGGAGCAGAGAATcctggaggaggaggatgagaaAGATGATGATATCGACGCTTTTGATGGAAACTTCGAAGAAGATGATAGCTACCACCAAGTGAGCGAGAGCACCCTTtttactcttctttttttttgttttgaaagtttaaaattcgAAATGTTTCCTTGTTTCAGGAGGAGATCAATGAGGACGACGAGAAGCTGTTTGAGTCATTCTTTGTTAAGGACGCCCCTCGTCAACGTACTCTTGCTGATATCATCATCAAGAAAATCAAAGACAACGATGCTGACTTAGCTGAAGGTTTGATACATGTCTCTTGATGTTTGACTCTATTCTTAAAgctcattcctttttttttatctatatatatgcaGAAGAGCGTCCTGACCCTGAGTTGGACCCTAAAGTAACTAAATTATACAAAGGGTAATGTTCTCTTCTCTCCATTCCATATCTGTGTTGAAGCAGCGTTTCTCAAGATGATCTATCTGGTGATGCATGCAGTGTTGCCAAGATCATGAGTGAATACACGATTGGGAAAATGCCGAAAGCGTTTGTGCTGATTACTAAGATGGAGCGCTGGGAGGATGTGTTATACTTGACCGAGCCGGAGAAATGGTCGCCTAACGCTATGTATCAAGCAACCAGAATCTTTGCTCACCACTTGAAAAACAGCCAGATTCAGCGGTTTTACAGCTACGTGTTGCTTCCTCGAGTCAGAGAAGATATCAGAAAGAACAAGAGGCTGCATTTTGCTCTCTACCAGGCTTTGAAGAAGTCTCTCTACAAGCCTAGTGCTTTCAATAAAGGCATACTCTTCCCGCTTTGTAAGGTATGTATCTAGTCTTCCTCCTCTAGAGCAAataattgttataaaaaaatgttgcacTTCTCTTACACTTTGTTCCTTTTGAATTTGCAGTCTGGTACATGCAGTCTCAGAGAAGCTGTGATTATAGGGAGCATTCTCGAAAAGTGTTCTATCCCTATGCTTCACTCATGGTATGTGATTTTTTGCATAAATGGACCATCTTCTAAAATTTTCAGATTGTTATCACTAACGTGTGTTTTGCATTAACCACAGTGTTGCTTTGCTGAACTTGGCTGAGATGGAGTATTGTGGAACAACCAGGTAAAAAACTTGTACTACTCCTTTTAGACTTCTTCAACAGGATAGTTCTAAGAgatttgttattattatatgCAGCTACTTTATAAAAACTCTTTTGGAGAAGAAATATTGTATGCCGTATCGAGTACTAGATGCATTGGTTGCTCACTTCATGAGATTTGTGGATGAGATAAGAGTTATGCCTGTGATTTGGCACCAGTCTCTTCTTACTTTTGTGCAACGGTAACTTTCTTCTTTCACATAAACTTATGTACCTTTTTTATAAGCTTACGTTTAATCTGATGGTTTAGGTACAAGTATGAGTTACTAAAGGAAGACAAAGAGCATTTCCAAACTCTCCTCAAGAGGCAAAGGCACCATCTTGTAAGATCTTTTCTTCTAACTCTAAGAAAactgaaaacctatgttttgTAAATCTCTACTTAAGCAACTTGTTAATGTTAATTGTAGGTTACTCCTGAGATCCTGAGAGAGCTTCAGGGTAGCAGAAACCGtggagagaaagaagatgatcCTATGTTGACTAACTATATCCTTTCTTATATCTCTTCTTTTAATTCTCTTTGGAATTACTTTTAATAGTGTGATATATGCTATGTTATCTCCTTGACTGCAACTCACCTTCAGTTACAACTATCAACAACCCAATCAAAGAAGACAGATTTGACATTCCAGAGGTGCCAATGGAAGAGGACTGATTCATTTCATTGTGTTTGGCTTTGGAAGAAAGAAAGACAACTCTAAAATTCCAGTTTTGTCATTGGTTATTTGCTTAGTTATACAGTAAGAAATGAACATCTTTCTATTAAGTGCAGTTTGAACCTTTAAACATGGTTTTTGTTGTAATCCAAAGTTCGTATTATTTTCTCGTCTCAGTGAGTAGTAGTATTTGGGTTATATGGCATTTGATAATACTAGTTTATCAATATGGTTCTTTCTCTGTAATATTCAACAAGTATTAGTCAAACGAGTTTGAAAACATATACAACCCTAGTCATAAAGAACATGTTAATACGAACTTTTAAATGGATTAAACTTCTTGATACCCATTTGATGAGAGAGACAAGAAGTAGATGTGAAGGTGGTGTTTTATTTATGGCCAAAGTCTGCATGGTTTCTTAATGatacatagatttttgttttatccTTTCTGTGACTGATGTCTCTGTCTCTGTTTAATGTAAGTTCTTCCGTCTTACCGCATTGCAATCTAAAGTTTGAAAggtgagaattttttttttcatactcTTCTTACTTGATGTGCCTGTTAAACCGAGTCTAGATCTTTCAACTTACGTATGGACCATctagcatgtttttttttgtgtgtgtaaatgACCATTAAGCATGTTAACATATCAGATCTTCCTAGGATGGCATTGTGTACCCTTTTTCTTTGAGGATTGATTGCGTACAACGGCTTGGAAGATGATGCATTTTCAAATAAAGATGTCTCCAcctctttttcttaaaaatggtTACCGTTGAAGAATGACAAAACACAGTTGCGAGCTTTATCTGGAAGGTCCAAACATTTTGATGCTAAGGAGACACCAGGTTATGTGAACTGCCGCCATTTGGATGTGGAAGCTATAAATTAAGGAGAGATTCTCAAAGCTGGTGACGATGCCACAGAGGGGGAGGATGCAAGGGTATCCACattatattagtattttactGTAAGAAACGGCTCTCCACGTTAGAGGCTTTAACTTCCAAGGGTTGGCTGTGTGGGTTGTTCTCTGCCGTTGGCTAACGGTTTTAGCCTCTCCTTCTCTCGCAGTTGCTGGTGGTGTGGAAGTGGAACCAGTGTAGTTTCTACCGTGTTCTTTTCTCCTTCTCCGCTTGAGTTTGCGCGGTACTTTAATTAGCTTGAGAACTCTAAGAAGGTTGGCTTTGGTTTTCATTGTCGAGATGTGGGGTGAAGTCTCTAGTTATGTGGTCATACAAATCAGAACCTTCATCATTGGCACCGGATCTTAGGTGCGGACCATCCCAGTGTCGCTTGTTGTGCTTCGTGCTTTCAATGCTTTAGGCTCGCAGAGGCAGCCTTAATGTGTGCTCTTCTTCTCGGGATTTGGCGTCACCAACGCTAGTGTTTTGGTTTGTACCGCTTGGATAATGAATTGCAAGGAAAATAGTAGACTAATTTTTCTGGATTATGGATTGCTTTTGGCGACGAGTTTCCTACCTCAAGctgcatccttctcaagccgctACTGTGTGAAGTAAAATGAACTTTGGACAAGGGGCACCCTTCAGTGTATCTCAGAATTCCATCCAAGATTGCATTGTAATCCTAACTAGAGAttgacccgcacgcccgtgcgggtgttaatttttacggttttataaattatttgttattttatcattagtgttatatatttaagatgtgtcgtcgtataactaattgtattcaaaatatttggattgaatcgggtaataagattatttttggtacaaatatacaCTCTTTTCAGATACATtggttaattaaatatttttatatttctacacatcaaaatcaaaatcattcagaCCCGAGAGGATCCAACTCAAGCatcatacataaatttataatatccaagtgacacctaatttaaaaatccaaaaaaattaatcccGAAAGAAACAACTTGTACCTCAATGAGTATCCGAATGTCCATACTTAACTGATTTTGCAAATAGATTAAAAAGGAAACTCTTTCTATATATTtggcaaaaataagaaaaataaaaagatttttttatttaatagaatAGTTATATGAAGTGAAACATTAAGTGATAATAAATgtaatactttttaattattttgatttaaattattatcttgTTCATATAAACTATGCCTTTGAATTATGTGTTTTGCTATGTAATTTTTCACCAATTGGAACTAAGACAAAAgaaagttttagtaaaacatattaaaccaaactattaaccatatgcaaaactcggttatcttacatttttattttttttataattgcacaaagttaatattgattaactaataaataaaaatctacattATTACTTTTacggtaaatataattaatgatgtgatatattgttaaagtaatataattaatgaaattactaaaataaaactatacttatatttttatacattaatatttgtttttcataattagtgttttatattttatatatgtcgtaatataactaattgtattcaaaagatccggatcgaatcagataatatggttatttttggtacaaatatccaaacccgtttcaaatacattggttatttagatattttagggtCATATACATCAGAACCAAACTCATCCAGACTCAAAAGGATTCAACTCAAAAtctacacataaatttataatattcaaggagtgagtaattttaaaacaaaataaaacgatACCCGAAAGGAACGACTCGTACCTAAGTGGATATTTAGTgttcatgcctaactgattttataaactaatataaatgatattttttatgtgttttgctaaattaagtgaaactgaaagagttttttttatttagtaagcaATTATAttgagtgaaaaattaagtgacaatgaatgtaattcatttttattattttgatttaagttatgattttattcactaaacatgtttttgaattatgtttttggctacgtaattttccactgattgaaaaaaaaaatgttatagtaaaacaaattaaaacaaacgCTTAACCTTATGCAAAACTCAGTTATTttgcttttttgattttataattgacacaaaactaatattgattaactactaaataaaatctacactattattattatggtaatataattaatgatgtgaaatATTGTTAAgacaatataattaatatgagTGAAATATGGAAATACAATTAATGTAGTACTGCTATCTtcgtttccaaacaattttcagttatagtactattcatgtttccaaacattactaaagtgtacttcagttttaataatatagatggcTTCACTTTGTTCTTCTGTTTCCATATTATCCCGAGtgttaaagaaaaaagaaaacggTTCCCCACAAATGAATCAGTGCTACTCCTTAAGGCCCAATTTAAGGCCCGTTAAAATTAGTCCACCAAGCCTAATCGGTCAAGAATCAAGATTATAACTTATTAGAAGAAGACATTGAGTCGTTGGTTTTGTCGGAAGAGGACAAATGGCTACCGCGGCGTCTCTTTCCCTGAAACCGCCAGCGAGATTCTTATGCGGCGGAGAGCGGCGAAAGAGAACCGCAGCTGGATTCTCAGTCGCGCGAGCTTCTCAAGGAAACACGTTTCACGAGAGCATGGTTCGTCTCTCTGCCTCGACTGTGCTTATCCTCGGATTAAGCCTCCGCGTCTGCTCTCCGGCCTCCGCTAGAATACCTCCGCCAGTAATCTCGACTCATTCAGTTACACAGAACGAAATCGACTCAGATACTCTAGTGgttgaagaggaagagagaagatTGGAAGCAGAGTTCGAAGCATACAAGGCTAAAGTCTACTCTCTGACCCTACCGCTAAAACTCATTGCCTTGCGTGGTTCCGTGCCGCCTTCATGGATCAAGGTTCATCTGCCTTCTCCCACTGTTATCATTTTGCATCTTAGCTTATTATTATAGTTTGAAATGTTTCGTTTAGGAGTTTATGAGCTCACAAGGGAAGAGAGTGAGGTTAAAGACGAGATTCTTGGCGAATCTTGAAGACATTTTCTTTGATCTATCGAAGCCTGCTAACAAAGGGAAGTCAGTGTCTGCTGATATGATCAGCCTTGGTGATTCTTGGCTTAGTTTTGCAATCAAGGAGAAGCTTATTGAGCCAATGAAAGGTGTAGAAGTTCAAGATTGGTATAAAGGCTTGAGTGATAAATGGAAGGTGAGAATGTGTTTCATTGTCTCTTAACTTGGAatgctttttctttttcttttttggggtTCATTTCATGACTTAGAATGTCTCAGGTTTATCTCCGCAGGAACTATGCTGGAGAACAAGCTCCTGAGGGTGAAACGTGGGCTGTTCCATACCGATGGGGGAGCATGGTAATAGCATACAAGAAGAGCAAGTTTCAGCAGTATAAACTGGCTCCAATACAGGACTGGGAGGATCTGTGGCGACCTGAACTTGCAGGGAGGATCTCAATGGTGAATTCTCCTAGAGAGGTTGTTGGTGCTGTTCTCAAGTACATGGGAGCATCGTACAACACCACAGACCTGGATTCACAAGTTACTGGTGGAAAAATCGCTGTGGAGACAAATCTAGCATCGCTTATGAAACAGGTTTCGCAGAaactctttataattttttgagtaaaatggaaaaagttTGGCTCATCTTTGCTTCACATTTTGCTCGCAGATTAGACTGTTTGACAGTAACAACTACTTAAAAGCTTTCAATGTAGGAGATGTCTGGGTCACCGTTGGTTGGAGCAGCGATGTTATCCCTGTCGCCAAACGTATGTCTAATGTTACAGTGATTGTTCCCAAGTCCGGTGCCACCTTATGGGCTGATCTATGGGTAAACATTCTTGATCTAAGTACCATATAACATATCTGGACACTAACCAGTGAAGcatcattgtttttttctttccaaaggCAATTCCAGCTATACCTGACTCTGGTAAAGAAGCTGAAGCGCTAGGAGGACGAGCCCGAGGCCCATCTCCATTAATCCACCAGTGGATAGAGTTCTGCTTGCAACCCGCAAGATCATTACCCTTCACACGGGAAGTGATCCCCGGTGCGTCTCCTTCAGCTATTGAGGGTGGTCCCCTGGTTAGAGAACCCGAAGTAACAAAGAAAAGCAGAGCAAAACTGGACACGAACCTCGTCTTGGGTGTTCCTCCTCCAGAGATCTTGTCTAAGTGTGAGTTCTTGGAACCTTTACCAGAGGCTACGCTATTGGAATACAGGCTTCTGATCGATACtgtaaggaaacaaaaacaaggaCATGGCCTTGTGGAGAAACTTGAGGACATTTTTTCGAGTTTTAGGACAAAGCTTCACTCACGGATGAAGAAAAACACTTGAAAGACTTGTCACAAAAAAAAGTGGATACATAATCATTTGTATGATTACATAGAGCAACCTCTGtcaaattctatttttataatataaaacctGGTTAGTTTCTGACGTTAATAATTGTTTtagtgaaaaaaaaagtaaaaagtcTCCAAACAGCTATAatgatattataaaaatatatataagcacAGATAACCAGGTACTTAAAAATTTGATGCTGAGGGCATCCCCAATCCActctattttctcttttaaaatatagtttaaagtaaaaatgttttaataatactctattttctactttataatagtataaacctattttttactctatatatagagtaaatttttcattttttgttcatcactctatttttcactcttaAATAGAGTACCATTAGAGAAACATTCAACTCTATaatctattatagagttactctattttagagaaaaaaatagaataaaccaTTAGAGATTGACTTATGGCATGTTTATTGGGGGTTCTTAGCGTTATaaaagaaccgtctcttaacttttagcGTTATATAAGacggtttttaactttttttagaaACTCATCCTAAACCACCTCTCCCCCCCTTCCCACCAATAAACATGGCCTTACTTGGCTGGGAACATAATCGGAGCACGCACTCAGATCGGAGGCCTTCACGACCATTCTAGTTTTAGTGGACAAGTGACTTTTGAACATGAAATAACAACGAAAACTCAGGCAATGCTGCAAATTGCACACCACTAACATTATGCAGAGTGTggcttctttttttaattgcaTTGTGGTTGTCTGTGTAAAGGCATAATGTGCTTACTTTTACACTTAGCATAAgatgtttcaacgttctttCCCAACCTATTATACTACTCTAAGTtgtaaatttagaaagtttctgAAATCCTCTTTAATCAAGTGGTTTgactaaatatttattaatgtttctaCACCACCAGGTCTATGTTTCAATTTCTGAAaaagttaatttattaaacaattatgcagactacggAAGAAAAGCTTATAAAGAATCTTCAACATGATACAAGTAAACCTGATCAgacgtggatcttcataggacgacTATGGTGATGCAGATAGACGTAGAAGCTAGATATGGTATTTTTGTTCCCCCaaattttcaacaaaaattTGGTGCAAATTTTAGTGAACTAGATTATATTAGATTAATGAtaaagtaagtttttttttgctaaatggtAAATATtcactaataaaaatgatagttTCTACAAGCTGCTTAAGCCgcaaagaaaatagaaaaagactttttggaatataatgaatgaatatcattttcaagttgcttaagtttttttttttttttggaaactaaGTTGGTTCATATGTTTGAATATAACTGTTTAGGAATGGTATATGTAGTAGCCATGAATGTGAATAAGAATGGTTGGTTAATTTTCTTATGTCCAACTAAAATAGTCTTACTGAGctttataaataaaagataaatctCAATGGCAAAAATTGTTAATTTAATTTGTTATGTTACTAAGGAAATGGTccaattataatttttgtacAACAGATTCTTATGGagcaattattttttaattgatataatttatttataatttttataaatatttttgactataTGACATGTCTCAGTGACCTTCAATTTagttattttcattttgtttccTGCATTCATCGTTATTCATCTAATCATTCCAATTCCaagaaagaatatatatttgttgaaaaaagaagaagatgatttatacaaaaaaaaaaaggaaaaattgttttttagatcaaaaaaatgataactatgtccctttagactaatctcatATATTTAGTGTCTCATTAggctaattattttcaaaatggcaataatgcccttaaaattgtaattttcaaatataataaataatgaattcgttttttttaaatcgatttttaaaaaaatatgaaagtgaatattcccaaatattttgttttcatatttttaggaactgattttttatccgtagaatacagtTAATCTGTAGAAACCGGTTTCTACAGGTTTTAGAATTATAgaaatgtgtagattttgatttctacatgttttagatttacagtaaatatgtagaagtcggtttctacgtgttttaAATGTATtctaatgtgtagattttgatttctaaagattttagatcggtagattaagcgcggaatgtgtattctaaacatttttagaatactcttatttacgtagatcacatattctaaacattgtagattcaatgaaaaaagtggatttcattttctacttcgtagaatgtcatttctactttatttagaacataatccgaaatttatgatttaaattttttttagaactgaaaaaaatatcactaagttcatataagtattttatcaatagttatcatttttttaaaaaaaaattgtttgtaaaactatttattaaatttattttcaaaaatattaaaggtaTTATAGATAAAACTTGCACAAAATAGATATTAGTGTTAAAGGacataattatcattttttggtgtaaaaaaataattttcccaaaaaaaagaaaattgtttttaagaAAGTTCGGAATAAGAAGAAATAGCGTAGACCAAACGCGTATCACGAAATTTGTGGATTTTATTCCAAATCCTTCAAAACTAttccaattatttattttatatataaagatactcaCAAAGCGAGAGATAAgagaaatcaaatcaaaaagAGAATTTAAGCAAGAAAAGAAAATGCAGATCTTCATCAAAACCCTGACGGGGAAAACCATAACCCTAGAGGTTGAAAGCAGCGACACCATCGACAATGTCAAATCCAAAATCCAGGTCAGGTCTCTCTTATTCCACTCACTCTTAGCGTTTTCGCTGCCTCGATTGATCGAAGTTGAAGATTCTTAGATCAGCTTCTCTTAATTGC comes from the Brassica napus cultivar Da-Ae chromosome A7, Da-Ae, whole genome shotgun sequence genome and includes:
- the LOC106355107 gene encoding bystin produces the protein MAKKRDRIINTQPFITDDASVASSRKRSKVPKTHQQQEKLIEAGISSKIMKVALAQQKEIADEENAERNPSGAVFAAAAAKTAEEEQRILEEEDEKDDDIDAFDGNFEEDDSYHQEEINEDDEKLFESFFVKDAPRQRTLADIIIKKIKDNDADLAEEERPDPELDPKVTKLYKGVAKIMSEYTIGKMPKAFVLITKMERWEDVLYLTEPEKWSPNAMYQATRIFAHHLKNSQIQRFYSYVLLPRVREDIRKNKRLHFALYQALKKSLYKPSAFNKGILFPLCKSGTCSLREAVIIGSILEKCSIPMLHSCVALLNLAEMEYCGTTSYFIKTLLEKKYCMPYRVLDALVAHFMRFVDEIRVMPVIWHQSLLTFVQRYKYELLKEDKEHFQTLLKRQRHHLVTPEILRELQGSRNRGEKEDDPMLTNSSVTTINNPIKEDRFDIPEVPMEED
- the LOC106357902 gene encoding spermidine-binding periplasmic protein SpuE isoform X2; its protein translation is MATAASLSLKPPARFLCGGERRKRTAAGFSVARASQGNTFHESMVRLSASTVLILGLSLRVCSPASARIPPPVISTHSVTQNEIDSDTLVVEEEERRLEAEFEAYKAKVYSLTLPLKLIALRGSVPPSWIKFMSSQGKRVRLKTRFLANLEDIFFDLSKPANKGKSVSADMISLGDSWLSFAIKEKLIEPMKGVEVQDWYKGLSDKWKVYLRRNYAGEQAPEGETWAVPYRWGSMVIAYKKSKFQQYKLAPIQDWEDLWRPELAGRISMVNSPREVVGAVLKYMGASYNTTDLDSQVTGGKIAVETNLASLMKQIRLFDSNNYLKAFNVGDVWVTVGWSSDVIPVAKRMSNVTVIVPKSGATLWADLWAIPAIPDSGKEAEALGGRARGPSPLIHQWIEFCLQPARSLPFTREVIPGASPSAIEGGPLVREPEVTKKSRAKLDTNLVLGVPPPEILSKCEFLEPLPEATLLEYRLLIDTVRKQKQGHGLVEKLEDIFSSFRTKLHSRMKKNT
- the LOC106357902 gene encoding spermidine-binding periplasmic protein SpuE isoform X1 — encoded protein: MATAASLSLKPPARFLCGGERRKRTAAGFSVARASQGNTFHESMVRLSASTVLILGLSLRVCSPASARIPPPVISTHSVTQNEIDSDTLVVEEEERRLEAEFEAYKAKVYSLTLPLKLIALRGSVPPSWIKEFMSSQGKRVRLKTRFLANLEDIFFDLSKPANKGKSVSADMISLGDSWLSFAIKEKLIEPMKGVEVQDWYKGLSDKWKVYLRRNYAGEQAPEGETWAVPYRWGSMVIAYKKSKFQQYKLAPIQDWEDLWRPELAGRISMVNSPREVVGAVLKYMGASYNTTDLDSQVTGGKIAVETNLASLMKQIRLFDSNNYLKAFNVGDVWVTVGWSSDVIPVAKRMSNVTVIVPKSGATLWADLWAIPAIPDSGKEAEALGGRARGPSPLIHQWIEFCLQPARSLPFTREVIPGASPSAIEGGPLVREPEVTKKSRAKLDTNLVLGVPPPEILSKCEFLEPLPEATLLEYRLLIDTVRKQKQGHGLVEKLEDIFSSFRTKLHSRMKKNT